A region of Nitrospirota bacterium DNA encodes the following proteins:
- a CDS encoding HAMP domain-containing protein, which yields MSLQKKIILSFLISSALIAIFAIFAYVNFIEIRKEILNLELSDTLRSKTLQLRRHEKNFLLYRDVREIESVHAYIKEIKAILEKNKPRDTNGQILNLQASIEDYSRRFSRIETLAWEFLDNIEKLKKRNTQYALFFPLMEATFLESPAVNARQIEILFKPGADSAILNNLRDLDTEITALRKIGEEILTLSKGLDTVTREKVDRTIRISQTALLILFPLFLIVGFSALLVIVRSTVRQMKMLTSAIEKTGKGDFSSLPAPDKHDEVGVLIDAFNKMENDLIARDHEIEKKNEELLQSRKLASLGTLASGVAHELNNPLNNIYLAAQILTKEIDTETCPGIIKETVGDIYSQTLRVKRIVSDLLAFAREKPPELAPVQITVLIKGILTQMAATDDLGDVRYAIQAQEDATVLADSHMMEQVFINLFNNAVDAMEGKGLLTITIDRDGPIIKISVSDTGKGIPKEKLQRIFDPFFTTKDHGTGLGLAIVYSILEKHKGRIDLQHTSEKGSTFLITLPGGV from the coding sequence ATGTCCCTGCAGAAGAAGATCATACTCAGTTTTCTGATCAGCTCCGCTCTCATAGCCATTTTTGCGATCTTTGCCTATGTGAACTTCATCGAGATCAGAAAGGAGATACTGAACCTCGAACTGTCCGATACACTTCGCAGCAAAACGCTTCAGCTCAGGCGGCATGAAAAGAACTTCCTTCTGTACAGGGATGTCCGCGAGATCGAAAGTGTGCATGCGTATATCAAAGAGATCAAGGCCATCCTTGAGAAGAATAAACCCCGTGATACGAACGGGCAGATCCTTAACCTGCAGGCAAGCATCGAGGATTACAGCCGGCGTTTCAGCAGAATCGAAACCCTTGCGTGGGAGTTCCTCGACAATATTGAAAAACTGAAGAAACGAAACACTCAATATGCACTGTTTTTCCCCCTTATGGAAGCAACGTTCCTCGAAAGTCCTGCGGTCAATGCAAGACAGATCGAGATACTCTTTAAGCCGGGCGCGGATTCGGCTATACTCAATAATCTCAGGGATCTGGATACGGAGATCACAGCGCTGAGAAAGATCGGGGAGGAGATCCTGACACTTTCAAAGGGCCTTGATACGGTGACTCGGGAGAAGGTTGACCGCACGATCAGGATCTCACAGACCGCGCTTCTTATTCTCTTTCCCCTCTTTCTTATCGTCGGATTTTCCGCTCTGCTGGTTATCGTACGCAGCACGGTCAGACAGATGAAGATGCTCACGAGCGCGATAGAAAAGACCGGTAAAGGAGATTTCTCTTCCCTGCCGGCCCCGGACAAGCATGATGAGGTCGGGGTCCTGATCGATGCCTTCAATAAAATGGAGAATGACCTCATTGCCCGGGACCACGAGATCGAAAAGAAGAACGAGGAACTCCTCCAGAGCCGGAAGCTCGCTTCTCTCGGCACGCTGGCATCAGGCGTTGCCCATGAACTGAACAATCCGCTGAACAATATCTATCTTGCAGCGCAGATCCTTACCAAAGAGATCGATACCGAGACCTGTCCCGGCATAATCAAAGAGACGGTCGGTGATATCTATTCTCAGACGCTGAGGGTGAAGAGGATCGTGAGCGATCTGCTTGCCTTTGCCCGGGAAAAACCGCCTGAGCTTGCCCCTGTTCAGATAACCGTTCTGATAAAGGGCATCCTGACCCAGATGGCAGCGACCGATGACCTGGGAGACGTCCGGTACGCTATTCAGGCGCAGGAAGATGCCACGGTGCTGGCCGACAGCCACATGATGGAACAGGTCTTCATTAACCTGTTCAACAATGCGGTGGACGCCATGGAGGGCAAGGGTCTCCTGACCATAACTATTGACCGTGACGGCCCCATAATTAAGATCTCGGTCTCAGATACCGGCAAGGGTATACCCAAAGAAAAGCTCCAGAGGATCTTCGATCCATTTTTTACGACCAAGGACCACGGAACAGGCTTAGGCCTTGCCATTGTTTACAGTATACTAGAGAAGCACAAAGGCAGGATCGATCTGCAGCATACCTCTGAAAAAGGTTCGACCTTTCTGATCACACTGCCTGGAGGAGTATGA
- a CDS encoding sigma-54-dependent Fis family transcriptional regulator, with amino-acid sequence MSQRILIAEDETISLKHLTYALEKEGYEVTGTKDGLSAFALFEKNAYDVIIADIKMPEMDGLTLLEKIKAREPDAEVIIITGFGSIESAVIAMKKGASEYVTKPFNLDELNIKIKKVLEKKRIEKENTALKVSLGIDQEFPFIAKSHTMQRVVEVIRSITNSDCNVLLTGESGVGKDLVAKIIHHTSARKDKPFLGLNCAIFTEELLASELFGHEKGAFTGAVASKKGLIEVADTGTLFLDEIAEMTPSLQAKLLKVIEDKEFMRVGGTRLIKVDVRLIAATNQNLSTLIKEGKFREDLYYRLNVMDVFIPPLRERKEDITPLIKHFLLKYAKKENKRITAFSKEAMDILISYGFPGNVRELENIIERAVILEKSSTIQPENLPQTIKLFEVETISPNRVKTIDELNRDYAERILDFVDNNRSKAAELLGISRTSLWRILKK; translated from the coding sequence ATGAGCCAGAGAATATTAATAGCAGAAGATGAGACGATATCCCTGAAACACCTCACCTATGCCCTCGAAAAGGAAGGCTACGAGGTCACCGGCACAAAGGACGGCCTGTCTGCCTTCGCTCTTTTCGAAAAGAACGCCTATGATGTGATCATAGCTGACATCAAGATGCCGGAGATGGACGGGCTCACCCTGCTCGAAAAGATCAAAGCCAGGGAGCCCGACGCAGAGGTGATCATCATCACCGGCTTCGGCAGCATTGAATCAGCGGTCATTGCCATGAAGAAAGGCGCATCGGAATATGTTACCAAGCCCTTTAATCTTGACGAGCTGAACATCAAGATAAAGAAGGTTCTGGAAAAAAAAAGGATAGAGAAAGAGAACACCGCTCTTAAGGTCTCCCTCGGCATAGACCAGGAATTTCCGTTCATCGCAAAGAGCCATACCATGCAGCGCGTCGTCGAAGTGATCAGAAGCATAACGAATTCAGACTGCAATGTGCTGCTTACCGGAGAAAGCGGCGTAGGGAAAGATCTGGTCGCAAAGATCATCCATCATACCAGTGCCCGGAAAGACAAACCGTTCCTCGGCCTGAACTGTGCCATCTTCACCGAAGAGCTTCTTGCCAGTGAACTTTTCGGCCATGAAAAAGGGGCCTTCACCGGCGCTGTAGCTTCGAAGAAAGGACTGATCGAGGTTGCGGATACCGGAACGCTTTTTCTTGACGAGATCGCAGAGATGACGCCCTCACTCCAGGCCAAGCTTCTGAAGGTGATCGAAGACAAGGAATTCATGCGTGTGGGCGGAACACGGCTGATCAAGGTTGATGTCCGGCTTATCGCTGCCACGAACCAGAATCTTTCGACGCTCATCAAGGAAGGCAAATTCAGAGAGGATCTGTACTACCGGCTTAATGTCATGGATGTGTTCATCCCGCCTCTCAGGGAAAGAAAAGAAGATATCACGCCTCTTATCAAACACTTTCTGCTGAAGTATGCAAAAAAAGAGAACAAGAGGATAACCGCCTTCAGCAAAGAAGCTATGGATATTCTGATCTCCTACGGCTTTCCCGGGAATGTGAGGGAACTGGAGAATATCATCGAAAGAGCGGTGATCCTGGAGAAGTCCTCGACAATCCAACCGGAGAATCTTCCGCAGACTATCAAGCTTTTTGAGGTCGAGACCATTTCACCGAACAGGGTCAAAACGATCGACGAACTGAACAGGGATTATGCAGAAAGAATTCTCGATTTCGTGGACAACAACCGCTCAAAGGCAGCCGAACTCCTCGGTATTTCACGCACCAGCCTCTGGAGGATACTGAAGAAGTAG
- a CDS encoding type II toxin-antitoxin system HicA family toxin — translation MSKELPSLTPKQVIKALEKIGFEFFRQKGSHKIYVKGAMQAIVPYHSKDLKKGTLHQIIKGTGLSIEEFRDYL, via the coding sequence ATGAGTAAGGAGCTTCCATCCCTAACGCCAAAGCAGGTTATAAAGGCATTGGAGAAAATAGGCTTTGAGTTTTTCAGGCAGAAGGGAAGTCATAAGATCTATGTAAAAGGAGCAATGCAGGCCATTGTTCCATATCATAGCAAAGACCTTAAGAAAGGGACGCTGCACCAGATCATCAAAGGCACTGGTTTAAGTATTGAGGAATTCAGAGATTATCTGTAA
- a CDS encoding type II toxin-antitoxin system HicB family antitoxin: protein MKDYYYKAVIEPQDEGGFTAYVPSLPGCVTEGETYEETMSNMKEALELYLETLKERRRKVKPDTTHIAELHVFV from the coding sequence ATGAAAGATTATTACTACAAAGCGGTGATTGAGCCGCAGGATGAGGGCGGTTTCACAGCTTATGTGCCGAGTCTTCCGGGCTGTGTCACTGAGGGTGAGACATACGAAGAAACAATGAGCAACATGAAAGAGGCTCTGGAGCTTTACCTTGAGACCCTGAAAGAAAGAAGACGCAAGGTCAAGCCTGATACTACCCACATAGCAGAGCTTCATGTTTTCGTATGA
- a CDS encoding DUF202 domain-containing protein: MKKPEDSAIPQVRNRRVHMANERTFLAWIRTSIAIMAFGFVVEKFGLFVRQFSYFLSQADIAHKAGLQSAVSQPQGYSSILGILLVGFGAVMGVLAFIRYKKVAKQIDDDTYQPSRILDVMLMLSLLIIGAFLVIYLMHSL, from the coding sequence ATGAAGAAACCGGAAGACAGCGCTATCCCGCAGGTGAGAAACCGGCGTGTTCATATGGCGAATGAGCGGACCTTTCTCGCCTGGATCAGAACCAGTATTGCGATCATGGCCTTTGGCTTTGTGGTCGAGAAGTTCGGGCTCTTTGTGAGGCAGTTTTCCTACTTTCTTTCCCAGGCTGATATTGCCCATAAGGCAGGACTGCAGTCCGCGGTCAGTCAGCCCCAGGGATACTCGTCGATTTTAGGCATTCTGCTCGTTGGGTTCGGTGCGGTTATGGGAGTGCTTGCGTTCATCAGATATAAGAAGGTGGCGAAGCAGATCGATGACGATACCTATCAGCCTTCGCGCATTCTTGACGTGATGCTGATGCTCTCACTGCTGATCATCGGCGCGTTTCTGGTCATCTACCTTATGCACAGCCTGTAA
- a CDS encoding DNA-binding protein, giving the protein MRKWMRIGSVFVVALFFGTSLAMAAPWKGSGGWGMGSPYQRNFNVSTVESVSGTVVSVEQTKPMKGMYYGMHIIVKTEKESLEVHLGPGWYIERLDTRIEKGDKVEVKGSRVTMAGKQVIIAQEVKKGDNTLILRDSAGVPAWAGWRR; this is encoded by the coding sequence ATGAGAAAATGGATGAGAATAGGGTCTGTTTTTGTAGTGGCACTCTTTTTTGGGACATCGCTTGCCATGGCTGCGCCCTGGAAGGGAAGCGGGGGATGGGGCATGGGTTCACCGTATCAAAGAAATTTTAATGTCTCAACTGTGGAGAGCGTCTCAGGCACAGTAGTATCTGTTGAGCAGACAAAGCCGATGAAGGGCATGTATTACGGAATGCATATCATAGTGAAGACGGAAAAGGAGTCACTTGAAGTGCATCTCGGCCCTGGATGGTATATCGAGAGGCTTGATACCAGGATCGAGAAGGGAGATAAGGTTGAGGTCAAGGGCTCACGAGTGACCATGGCAGGAAAGCAGGTCATTATCGCGCAGGAAGTCAAAAAGGGAGATAATACGCTCATCCTCAGGGATAGTGCAGGTGTTCCGGCCTGGGCAGGGTGGCGGCGATAA
- a CDS encoding sulfite exporter TauE/SafE family protein, with translation MHDLASAAANFINLDPITIIYLFLVGFVGGLVSGFIGSGGAFVLTPGMMSMGVPGLVAVASNMCHKFPKALVGAIKRAKYGQVDVKLGIVLGISAEAGVLYGAHIQESIKKAFGDAGSNLYVSVSFVVVLGVVGIFVLRDAWKTYKAGNMHAEEKMTKLAKWVQSVNIPGTMVYFKSLDAKISILFTIPLGFATGILAATIAVGGFVGVPSMIYVLGAPSLMASATELVIAFVMGLGGSFKYALNGMVDIRLAMIILGGSLFGIQLGAMGTTYVKPFMIKVVMGLIMVIVLFSRALMVPVYLSQLNLIAPLTEQTTKILKSTSFAIMIFALALGAFIVLKAMWQGRRAEQREHKEALAHSKA, from the coding sequence ATGCACGATTTAGCTTCAGCAGCAGCGAATTTCATAAACCTTGATCCTATAACCATCATCTATCTGTTCCTTGTCGGTTTTGTAGGAGGTCTTGTCAGCGGATTTATCGGTTCAGGAGGAGCATTCGTCCTTACACCCGGCATGATGAGCATGGGTGTGCCCGGCCTCGTGGCAGTGGCAAGTAATATGTGTCACAAATTCCCGAAGGCACTCGTCGGAGCAATCAAGAGGGCAAAATACGGGCAGGTCGATGTAAAGCTCGGCATTGTTCTCGGCATCTCGGCTGAGGCAGGCGTTCTGTACGGCGCACATATCCAGGAAAGCATTAAGAAGGCATTCGGTGATGCAGGTTCAAACCTCTATGTCAGCGTCTCCTTTGTCGTGGTGCTCGGCGTCGTCGGCATCTTTGTGCTCAGAGATGCATGGAAGACGTACAAGGCAGGAAATATGCACGCAGAAGAGAAGATGACCAAGCTTGCGAAATGGGTTCAGTCGGTCAACATTCCGGGCACCATGGTATATTTCAAAAGCCTGGATGCAAAGATCTCGATCCTCTTCACCATTCCGCTCGGTTTTGCAACAGGCATTCTCGCAGCAACGATCGCAGTTGGAGGCTTTGTCGGCGTTCCTTCCATGATCTATGTGCTTGGAGCACCAAGCCTCATGGCATCAGCGACAGAACTGGTCATCGCTTTTGTCATGGGCCTTGGCGGATCGTTCAAGTATGCGCTCAACGGCATGGTCGATATCAGGCTTGCCATGATCATTCTTGGCGGATCGCTCTTCGGGATTCAGCTCGGCGCAATGGGCACCACTTATGTTAAGCCCTTCATGATCAAGGTCGTTATGGGCCTGATTATGGTGATCGTACTCTTCAGCCGTGCGCTCATGGTCCCTGTGTATCTTTCCCAGCTGAATCTTATAGCACCGTTAACCGAGCAGACAACAAAGATACTGAAGAGCACGAGCTTTGCGATCATGATCTTTGCCCTTGCTCTCGGCGCCTTCATTGTTCTTAAGGCAATGTGGCAGGGCCGCAGGGCTGAACAGCGCGAGCATAAAGAAGCACTTGCACACTCAAAGGCCTGA
- a CDS encoding universal stress protein: MAKYRKILVAIDGSLSSMHALRESFKFAEAEKCWMTVVSVIPPYLGDLDTTSVGNVIASMRKPCEDALAEAARLAEEAKIMVRTTCEEGEMHERIVDLSDAENYDLIVMGRRGHHNLERALVGSVTARVIGYSNKDVLVVPKDATVGWQKILIATDGSKFSEAATEKAIDFAVSYGGELIILSVVDVPAEFYGESPEAWDNLVVKARTYLDKAKQKAEASGIRVQAFIRETETWQAIIDMAAETKADTIIMGSHGRTGLKRLLMGSVTEKVIGHAPCPVLVVKG; this comes from the coding sequence GTGGCCAAATACAGAAAGATCCTGGTTGCGATAGACGGATCATTGTCGAGCATGCATGCGCTGAGGGAATCTTTTAAATTTGCGGAGGCGGAAAAATGCTGGATGACCGTGGTATCGGTCATCCCTCCATACCTCGGGGACCTGGATACGACCAGTGTCGGTAATGTTATAGCCTCCATGCGCAAGCCGTGTGAAGATGCCCTTGCAGAAGCTGCGCGTCTTGCAGAAGAAGCGAAGATCATGGTCAGAACGACCTGCGAAGAAGGAGAAATGCACGAGCGGATCGTAGACCTGTCCGACGCGGAAAATTACGATCTTATTGTCATGGGCAGGAGAGGTCATCACAATCTTGAGAGGGCCCTTGTCGGGAGCGTTACGGCAAGGGTCATCGGGTACAGCAACAAGGACGTTCTTGTTGTTCCCAAGGATGCAACGGTCGGCTGGCAAAAGATCCTGATCGCAACGGACGGCTCAAAATTCAGTGAAGCTGCTACGGAAAAAGCTATCGACTTTGCCGTATCCTATGGAGGAGAGCTGATCATCCTTTCTGTGGTGGATGTGCCGGCCGAATTCTACGGCGAGTCGCCTGAGGCCTGGGACAATCTCGTTGTCAAGGCCCGGACTTACCTGGATAAGGCAAAACAGAAGGCAGAAGCATCAGGGATCAGGGTGCAGGCCTTCATCAGAGAAACAGAGACTTGGCAGGCTATCATAGATATGGCTGCTGAAACGAAGGCAGATACCATCATCATGGGTTCCCACGGACGGACCGGACTGAAAAGACTGCTCATGGGCAGCGTCACAGAAAAGGTGATCGGTCACGCCCCCTGCCCCGTGCTGGTGGTTAAGGGATAG